The following are encoded together in the Lactuca sativa cultivar Salinas chromosome 1, Lsat_Salinas_v11, whole genome shotgun sequence genome:
- the LOC111920140 gene encoding 11-beta-hydroxysteroid dehydrogenase A yields MDLIHNFLNIVSVIISVISFIFILPILSLFRVLRFCIRSVSPEKLAGKVVLITGASSGIGEHLAYEYAKHGSSLALVARREDLLAAVAGKAKELGAPEVIVIKADVSKLQDCKRLVDETINHFRKLDYLINNAGIVKIGLFEDKRFIVDHASIMDVNLWGSIYATHFALPYLTKRKGRIIVIGSTGGWFNMPGMSVYNASKVAQQSFFETLRIELASNIRITMVTLGMVATPLAKDEVLDKGKLWWIPRYSVEGCAKAIVNSARRGDEYLTAPTWMQSVFLGVMLLPEIMNIVKQVILITSRKRSS; encoded by the exons ATGGATTTGATACACAATTTCTTAAACATTGTTTCTGTTATTATATCGGTCATCTCATTCATCTTCATCTTGCCGATACTTTCATTGTTCCGCGTATTGAGGTTTTGCATCAGATCTGTATCCCCGGAAAAACTCGCCGGAAAAGTAGTGCTTATTACAGGAGCTTCTTCTGGTATCGGCGAG CATTTGGCGTATGAATACGCGAAACATGGATCAAGTTTAGCGCTGGTTGCGAGAAGAGAGGATCTGCTAGCGGCGGTTGCCGGGAAAGCAAAGGAGCTGGGAGCGCCGGAGGTGATTGTGATCAAGGCGGATGTTTCGAAGCTTCAAGATTGCAAGAGACTTGTCGATGAAACCATCAACCATTTTAGAAAAT TGGATTATCTTATAAACAACGCCGGAATAGTTAAAATTGGCCTCTTCGAAGACAAAAGATTCATTGTCGATCACGCTTCAATCATG GATGTAAACTTATGGGGATCAATTTATGCCACACATTTCGCACTTCCATATTTGACAAAGCGTAAAGGACGAATAATTGTGATAGGTTCTACCGGCGGATGGTTCAATATGCCTGGAATGAGTGTGTACAAC GCAAGTAAGGTAGCACAACAAAGTTTCTTTGAAACACTACGAATCGAACTTGCTTCGAACATTAGGATAACAATGGTAACTCTTGGGATGGTCGCTACGCCATTAGCTAAGGATGAAGTATTAGATAAG GGAAAATTGTGGTGGATCCCAAGGTACTCCGTAGAAGGTTGTGCTAAAGCAATTGTAAACAGCGCTAGGCGAGGAGATGAATACTTGACTGCGCCTACATGGATGCAGTCTGTATTTCTAGGGGTCATGTTGTTGCCAGAGATAATGAATATAGTCAAACAGGTAATATTGATCACTAGCCGGAAGCGTTCATCATAA